The genomic window ATTACCCAAATGGTACTGCCACTAAACAAAGTTGGATTTCATCGCGAACAAGTGAGTTTTGTATTGGGAAAACATTACTTACTGACGGTGCAAGAAGAAGCGCAGTATGATTGTTTTAATCAAGTGCGATCGCGCATTTGCAATAATAAAGGTATACTCCGCAAGCACGGAGCGGATTATCTAGCTTATACGCTAATTGATGCGATCGTTGATGGGTTTTTTCCGGTACTAGAAGCCTACGGCGAACTTATCGAAGAATTAGAACAAGAAGTAGTCGCAAATCCTACCCGAAAAACTTTACAAAAAATCTATCACATCCGCCGAGAATTATTAGCGTTGCGGCGGGCAATATGGCCCCAACGAGACGCTATTAATTCGTTAATTCGTGACGATAGCGACCTAATTAGCGACCACGTGCGCGTTTACTTTCGCGACAGTTACGATCACGCGGTTCAAGTTATGGATATGGTAGAAACCTACCGTGAGTTGGCATCAGGCTTAATGGACGTGTACTTATCCGCCGTTGGTAATCGGATGAATGAAGTTATGAAGCTACTGACGGTAATTTCGTCAATCTTTATTCCTTTAACTTTTGTTGCAGGAATTTATGGCATGAATTTCAATACCGAAAAATCACCCTGGAATATGCCAGAATTAAACTGGTATTTGGGTTATCCAGCTTGTTTAGCTTTGATGGGAGCGATCGCCTTTGGTTTAGTATTTTTCTTCTGGCGGCGCGGCTGGTTTGAAAATTTTTCGACAGTTCCTAGCAACTACAATAAAGAAAACGTTGTCCAGGAATTAAAGCAAAGTCAACCGAGTCATCCCAAACAACTCCGGCGTTAATAGGATTAATTAAGTTCTATCTGAAAATAGTTATAACTGTATGCGCGTGATGATTTACGAGATATATTGTTAAAATTGGTAACGAAGCTGAAAAGATTAGAGCGTTGTAACTGTTATGGGTCGTATTGGGGTATTACTACTTAATCTTGGTGGGCCAGATCAACTAGAAGATGTGGGCCCGTTTCTATTTAATTTATTTGCTGACCCGGAGATTATTCGCCTCCCCTTTACGTGGTTGCAAAAACCTCTAGCTTGGTTTATTTCTACTCGGCGCACTAAGACATCTCAAGCCAATTATCGGCAAATCGGCGGCGGTTCTCCCTTAAGACGGATTACCGAAGAACAAGCTGTTGCTCTCAAACAAAGATTGATAGAATCGGGACACGAAGCCTATACCTATGTAGGAATGCGTTATTGGCATCCTTTTACCGAAGAAGCGATCGCCCGAATCAAACGCGATCAAATTGAAAAATTAGTTATTTTACCGTTATATCCTCAATTTTCAATTAGTACCAGTGGTTCTAGCTTTCGTTTACTAGAAAGAATTTGGCGAGAAGATCCAAAACTTGCCCAGATTGAATACACAGTTATTCCTTCTTGGTACAAGCAACCGAACTATCTTCAGGCGATGGCAGATTTGGTTGCTGGAGAATTACAAAAGTTTCCCGATCCTAATCAGGCGCACATATTTTTTAGCGCTCATGGCGTTCCTCGCAGCTACGTTGAGGAAGCTGGCGATCCTTATCAGCAAGAAATTGAAGAATGTACTAGCTTAATTATGCAAACCTTGGGGCGACCTAATCCCCATACTTTAGCCTACCAAAGCAGAGTTGGCCCGGTAGAATGGCTGCAACCTTACACCGAAGATGCCCTCAAAGAACTAGGAGCAAAAGGCGTAAAGGATCTAGTTGTAGTCCCAATTAGCTTTGTTTCCGAACACATCGAAACACTACAAGAAATTGATATTGAGTACCGCGAAGTAGCAGAACACGCAGGTATTCACAACTTCCGCCGCGTCCCGGCTTTGAATACTCATCCAATATTTATTCAATCTTTGGCAGATTTGGTAGAAGAAGCGCTTAATAGTCCGGCGCTAAAATTGTCTCAAGTCAAGCAGATTAAGAAAAATCTCAAAATGTATCCTCAAGAGCGTTGGCAATGGGGAATGACAACGACAGCAGAAGTTTGGAATGGTCGAATAGCCATGCTGGGCTTTATTGCTTTGGTGTTAGAGTTAATCACTGGTCGCGGTTTGCTGCATTTTGTGGGAATTTTAAATTAGCGATCGCGTAATTAGTGTTTGCTGTACCATTTAGCTGAAGCTTGGTAACTCCGAATTGCCCACCACAATAGGCTTAAGGAGATAATTCCTCCTAGTTGAGGCTGCTTGACCGCCAAAAATACCAATAAAATTGATAAAATGTCTTGGGCAAAGACAAACTTCAAGGAACGTTTGTGTTGGCGATAAAACCAAGCAGTTTGAACGCTTTGCAATAGCAAGGCAAATAAACCGCCCAGTATAGCAATTATCCAAACTGGTAAAAACTTCGCGATCGCATTGGCAGCAATTGCGCCCGCAATGGGGCTACTTACTAGCATGACAATTTGTAGCAATCGTTGACCAAGCAAGTTTTTGGAAGCCAATAGTTCCAGCATTGACCAACTGCAAAGAAAAGCTAACCTAATGGAGGGGTTGATATTAGACAAAATTGGTATCCCCAACCACAAAGCCTCGCCTTGTAATATTTCTAAACCCAAAAGAGGCAAAGCGATTCTGATTCCTACAGCCGCCGAAGCGGAAAGCGCAGCTAGAACTTCAATCATAGGGAAATTAAATCAGCGCTCCCAAATCAATTAATACTTAGACGATCTTTCGAGGGTTTGGTTTCCTCTAAATACTAAGTCTTTGGTAAATTTCGTCTAAATGTTTGAGATGATGCTTTGGATCGAAACAGCCCTTAATTTCGGACTCTGATAGTACATTTATGACGCGGGAATCTTTGCAAATTAAGTCTTGAAAGTTTCCTTGCGGCTGATTCCAAGCTTGATGAGCGCAAGATTGCACCACTGTATAAGCATCCTCTCGACTCATCCCTTTATCTACCAAAGTTAGCAGTACCCGTTGACTGAATACTACACCCCCGTAGCAATTCATGTTACGTTCCATATTCTGGGGATAAACCAACAAATTTTTAATTAAATCTGTGGTTTCGTGCAGCATGAAATGAGTCAAAATGCAAGTATCGGGAAAAATAACTCTTTCTACCGCACTATGAGAAATGTCTCGTTCGTGCCATAAAGCGACATTCTCTAAAGCTGCAACAGCATTACCGCGCAAAATTCGCGCCATCCCCGTCAACCGCTCGGAACGGATGGGGTTGCGCTTGTGAGGCATCGCTGAAGAGCCTTTTTGACCTTTAGCAAAAAATTCTTCGACTTCCAGAACATCTGTTCTTTGCAAATTGCGAATTTCTACAGCAAATCGTTCTAGAGACGAACCGAGTAATGCTAATTGTTGCACGTAGTCGGCATGGCGATCGCGCGAAATTACCTGAGTGGAAGCAGTATCTGGTTGCAAACCTAACTTTTGACAAGCGAGTTCTTCAATTTTTGGTTCAACATTAGCATAAGTTCCCACCGCCCCAGAAATTTTGCCTACAGCAATATTTTGACGCAAATTAATTAAGCGCTCTTGACTTCGCAATACTTCCGCCAGCCAGCCAGCTAATTTAAAGCCAAAAGTAATCGGTTCTGCATGAATTCCATGCGACCTGCCAATCATGATCGTATAACGATGTTGCCTGGCTTGGCTTCTAATTGCCGTAATTAATTCTTCCAGTTCTATTAGCAACAAGTCTAAACTAGCCACTAATTGCAACGCCAAAGCCGTATCTAAGATATCGGAACTCGTTAAACCCAAATGTATATAACGTCCCGCATCGCCCACATATTCATTGACATTAGTCAAAAAAGCAATCATATCGTGGCGGACTTCGGTTTCAATTTCTAGCACCCGTTGGGGGTCAAAATTTGCTTTAGCTTTAATTTCCTCTACAGCTTCAGTAGGAATATAACCTAGTTCCGCCTGTGCTTCACAAACGGCTATTTCTACTTGCAGCCAAGTTTTAAGTTTGTAGGTTTCTGTCCAAAGTTCGCCCATTTCAGGCAAAGTATAACGCTCAATCACTCGTCCGCCACTGTAATACAACTGTCATATTTTACAGCTTTACTTAACCTCCTGCTGTTACAGCTTGAAACCTATAACCTATTTACTTTTTTTGGGCTATGTGACACATCGTCCGTAGACTGATAGTCAGTAAGATTTCACAATCAGCACATGAATGGAGCAAAAAAAAAGATTCTTGTTGCCTTGGGTCAACTTGTTAAGCAACGCAGGGTAGCATTGAAAATTTCTCAAGAAGAATTAGGGCTACGCGCTAACTTAGATCGTACTTACATCTCAGGAGTAGAACGAGGCTTACGCAACCCTTCTTTAACGGCTCTTACAAGTCTTGCTAGTGGATTAGGTATTACTGTTGCAAATCTTCTAGACAATTTAGAGATAGAAGTGGAAAAAATAGAGTGAGTAAGGGAACTTTAGCAGAGACGATTAAATCGCAACTAAAAGCAGACTCAAGCCAATATAAAGTTTTTAATCTTCTATCCGACCAACAATGGCATTGTCGTCAGTGTGAAGGAAAACAAATAGCTTCAGGTCAGTATGCTGGTGGTGGCGGAATCCAAGGTTTACAACGTGGGGAAAGCGCCCCGGTTGTGTGATAGAAACAATATCGCAGTATTGCGAGAACTGTGATCGCAAAACAAAACAAGATCGCTGGACAGGAGAAATACAATCGGCAAATTCTGCTGCTAATATACCAGAAATTTTAGCTCAAAGAATTTTGCAGGTATACGACTACACAGATATTATCGAACAAAGAAAAAGGGCAGCCCATGAATTAGTCATCGATCATCGGTTTCCAATGGAGCGATGGGGAGAGAGTGAACCACCACACCTCAGTTCTATGAGTGAAGATGAAATTAAAAAAAAGTTTCAGTTGTTCAAGAAAGATACGTCTGGCAATCATAATCTTTTAAAATCAAGAAGTTGCGAACGCTGTATCAAAACCGACAATAGAGGTACGCCCTTTAACATCAAGTTTTGGTACGAAGGCGGCGAAAAATGGTCTTTGATCCATAAAAAAGGTGCAGAAGCTGAAGTTGGTTGTGTAGGATGTGGCTGGTATGATTTTGCCGCTTGGCGCAACGCTCTTAATCAAAAACTAACTTCTCCTCACAAGGATTGACAACAACTTGAGTTGAAGATGCGATCGCATTCAAATATGGTACAAGTGCATAACCTATACACTCTGCTAACCGGGGAGGTACAGCATTGCCAATTTGCCACATTGCCTTTTTCATTGAGCCTTCAAAAATAAAACTATCGGGAAATGTCTGTAATCGAGCCATTTCACGGGCGGAAATTACGCGGTTAAGATACGGATGGATGTGAGTACCACCGTGATTTTCTTTAATAGTCATGCTAGGTTTGCCTGGATATTGGCGCTTAAAAGCATCAATGTAGGTTTCGTACAACGAACCGCCGGGGGGAACTTTTGCCAACCGTTCCATGTATTCTGGTGAATGCCGAGTCCACTGGTGATTTATTTCAGGAATAGACTTATATGCTGGAAGATCGCAAATAGATGACTCAATAGGATTGTAGTCTTTAGGTATTAATTGAGCTTTCGGATACGGGTTGTGTATTCCAAATCTGTTAGCAATAAAAATGGCTCTTGGACGAATTTGCGGTACTCCATAATCGGCAGATTCAAGAATTGCAATGGAGATATTAGGATAACCGATGGCAGTAAAAGCATCACAGATTGCTTTTTTGACAGAGCCATTTTTAATAGTTAAAATTCCTGGTACATTTTCCATGACAACATACCAAGGTCTGATTTCAGAAACGATGCGTACAAATTCTTGAAATAAACGATTTCGAGCGTCATTTGGATTGCGTTTTCCTGCAACCGAAAAACCCTGACATGGCGGTCCACCTACTACAAGATGAACTTCGGCAGAATAGATATCCTTGAGCCAATTTGTGGGATTGAAAGTTTCTATCTCACCACAAAAATGATGGCATTTCCGAAAGTTTCTTATATAAGTTGCTGAGGCAATTGGGTTAATTTCTACACTTGCTATTGGTTGCAATCCTGCTGCTACTAAACCTTGTGTCATTCCTCCTGCACCGCAGAAAAGATCGACAAATGTATAGGGAATTAATGGCGAAGATGTAGATTTAACTTCGACAAATATTTTATATAAATCTTTGTTACCCTCCTCTAATTCGCGTTTAATACGTTCATAACGACCCAATTTTGCTTTTTTTTGCTTCTTAACTCCGTCTTCTTTGATTTCAGAAAACAAAGATAGCTGTATGTCTTGCATTGATGTTGTCATAGATATATTTTATTGTGACACATCGTCTACATATTTTCAAGAATGTACTGAAGTGCTACTATGTTAAGGATTGATTTATAAACCAGAATTGTTGACCCCCAGGCGATCGCTAAAAATTAGCGGTAACTTGAAAGGAATCAAAAAAAGTCTCTCAGGATTTATACTAGCTATTGCATTCGGTCTATAGTTCGGTATTGAACCGCCTCGGCAACATGACTAGCACTCAAATTTTCTTCCCCAGCAAGGTCAGCAATAGTTCTTGCTACTTTAAGTATGCGATCGCTGGCTCTTGCTGATAGTCCGAGTTTACGAATCGCTACTTCTAATAAATTGCGGCTAGAGTCGTCAAGCGCACACCACTGCTGCAAATGGCGGCTTTGCATGGCAGCATTACAACGAATAGTAGTTTCTGCTTTAAAACGATTAATAGCCAGATCGCGGGCTTGTTTGACCCGGATACGGACAGGTTCAGACGCTTCCCCCTTGGGTTGAGCCGTGATTTCTTCCGGCTTTAACCGATTAACCGCAACTTGCAGATCGATTCTATCCATCAACGGCCCCGAAAGCTTTGCCCAATACTGTTC from Synechocystis sp. PCC 7509 includes these protein-coding regions:
- the purB gene encoding adenylosuccinate lyase yields the protein MIERYTLPEMGELWTETYKLKTWLQVEIAVCEAQAELGYIPTEAVEEIKAKANFDPQRVLEIETEVRHDMIAFLTNVNEYVGDAGRYIHLGLTSSDILDTALALQLVASLDLLLIELEELITAIRSQARQHRYTIMIGRSHGIHAEPITFGFKLAGWLAEVLRSQERLINLRQNIAVGKISGAVGTYANVEPKIEELACQKLGLQPDTASTQVISRDRHADYVQQLALLGSSLERFAVEIRNLQRTDVLEVEEFFAKGQKGSSAMPHKRNPIRSERLTGMARILRGNAVAALENVALWHERDISHSAVERVIFPDTCILTHFMLHETTDLIKNLLVYPQNMERNMNCYGGVVFSQRVLLTLVDKGMSREDAYTVVQSCAHQAWNQPQGNFQDLICKDSRVINVLSESEIKGCFDPKHHLKHLDEIYQRLSI
- a CDS encoding DUF4126 domain-containing protein, translating into MIEVLAALSASAAVGIRIALPLLGLEILQGEALWLGIPILSNINPSIRLAFLCSWSMLELLASKNLLGQRLLQIVMLVSSPIAGAIAANAIAKFLPVWIIAILGGLFALLLQSVQTAWFYRQHKRSLKFVFAQDILSILLVFLAVKQPQLGGIISLSLLWWAIRSYQASAKWYSKH
- a CDS encoding DNA cytosine methyltransferase, which produces MTTSMQDIQLSLFSEIKEDGVKKQKKAKLGRYERIKRELEEGNKDLYKIFVEVKSTSSPLIPYTFVDLFCGAGGMTQGLVAAGLQPIASVEINPIASATYIRNFRKCHHFCGEIETFNPTNWLKDIYSAEVHLVVGGPPCQGFSVAGKRNPNDARNRLFQEFVRIVSEIRPWYVVMENVPGILTIKNGSVKKAICDAFTAIGYPNISIAILESADYGVPQIRPRAIFIANRFGIHNPYPKAQLIPKDYNPIESSICDLPAYKSIPEINHQWTRHSPEYMERLAKVPPGGSLYETYIDAFKRQYPGKPSMTIKENHGGTHIHPYLNRVISAREMARLQTFPDSFIFEGSMKKAMWQIGNAVPPRLAECIGYALVPYLNAIASSTQVVVNPCEEKLVFD
- the hemH gene encoding ferrochelatase, encoding MGRIGVLLLNLGGPDQLEDVGPFLFNLFADPEIIRLPFTWLQKPLAWFISTRRTKTSQANYRQIGGGSPLRRITEEQAVALKQRLIESGHEAYTYVGMRYWHPFTEEAIARIKRDQIEKLVILPLYPQFSISTSGSSFRLLERIWREDPKLAQIEYTVIPSWYKQPNYLQAMADLVAGELQKFPDPNQAHIFFSAHGVPRSYVEEAGDPYQQEIEECTSLIMQTLGRPNPHTLAYQSRVGPVEWLQPYTEDALKELGAKGVKDLVVVPISFVSEHIETLQEIDIEYREVAEHAGIHNFRRVPALNTHPIFIQSLADLVEEALNSPALKLSQVKQIKKNLKMYPQERWQWGMTTTAEVWNGRIAMLGFIALVLELITGRGLLHFVGILN
- a CDS encoding helix-turn-helix domain-containing protein, with translation MNGAKKKILVALGQLVKQRRVALKISQEELGLRANLDRTYISGVERGLRNPSLTALTSLASGLGITVANLLDNLEIEVEKIE
- the corA gene encoding magnesium/cobalt transporter CorA, yielding MTKIRTRLSQTLRKTRKDYFHEQPGSLPGTLTIAADATLPQIELIDYKDTDYVHQQVALPEDLIPYLDSESVSWVDVQGLGSEDILQRIGKIFELHPLVLEDIVNVPQRPKVETYDDQLVIITQMVLPLNKVGFHREQVSFVLGKHYLLTVQEEAQYDCFNQVRSRICNNKGILRKHGADYLAYTLIDAIVDGFFPVLEAYGELIEELEQEVVANPTRKTLQKIYHIRRELLALRRAIWPQRDAINSLIRDDSDLISDHVRVYFRDSYDHAVQVMDMVETYRELASGLMDVYLSAVGNRMNEVMKLLTVISSIFIPLTFVAGIYGMNFNTEKSPWNMPELNWYLGYPACLALMGAIAFGLVFFFWRRGWFENFSTVPSNYNKENVVQELKQSQPSHPKQLRR